One window of the Gammaproteobacteria bacterium genome contains the following:
- the cax gene encoding calcium/proton exchanger, which translates to MKIGNWELNILDFFLIFVPIAFVLQFTHASGTWIFIVSGLAIIPLAGLLGRATEHLAEHVGPGIGGLLNATFGNAAELIISVFALQAGLYGVVKASITGSIIGNILLVLGLSVVAGGFRFKTQKFNVTAAGMNSTLLILSTAGLVVPAVFYYLLAGSDLPAEEIAASDLDVSLDVAIVLFATYVLSLVFSLRTHKHLFDTTDYESTEDGAFEAWRVKTAVIVLSLSTIGVAFMSELLVHSVEEVTKTIGMTEVFVGVIVIAIVGNAAEHSAAVMMALKDKMDISVTIAIGSSSQVALFVAPVLVFLSFFIGPQPMDLVFTPLEVLSIILASILVNFVAVDGEFHWMEGIQLLAVYFILGIAFYFLPASIA; encoded by the coding sequence ATGAAAATCGGCAATTGGGAACTGAATATTCTAGATTTCTTTCTCATTTTCGTCCCTATCGCATTTGTATTGCAGTTTACCCATGCGAGTGGAACGTGGATATTTATCGTCTCCGGGCTTGCCATCATCCCATTGGCGGGGCTCTTGGGGCGAGCCACGGAGCATCTTGCCGAACATGTAGGGCCGGGGATAGGTGGTTTATTGAATGCAACATTCGGCAATGCCGCCGAATTGATTATTTCCGTTTTCGCGCTTCAAGCAGGTCTTTACGGGGTGGTAAAAGCGTCCATCACCGGATCGATCATTGGAAACATACTATTGGTTCTGGGACTGAGTGTGGTGGCCGGAGGATTTCGATTCAAAACTCAGAAATTCAATGTAACCGCGGCAGGGATGAACTCGACCCTGCTGATCCTGAGTACCGCGGGGCTTGTGGTTCCCGCCGTGTTTTATTATCTACTGGCAGGCAGCGATCTGCCGGCCGAGGAAATCGCCGCCTCGGATCTGGACGTTAGCCTGGACGTTGCGATCGTACTTTTCGCGACCTATGTCCTCAGTCTGGTATTTTCCCTTCGGACGCATAAACACCTTTTTGACACTACGGATTACGAAAGTACCGAAGACGGCGCATTCGAAGCCTGGAGGGTCAAAACGGCGGTGATTGTGCTTTCCCTTTCCACTATCGGCGTCGCTTTTATGAGTGAATTGCTGGTTCATTCTGTGGAGGAAGTGACCAAAACAATAGGTATGACCGAGGTTTTTGTCGGCGTTATTGTTATCGCGATAGTCGGTAATGCTGCTGAACACAGCGCGGCGGTCATGATGGCGTTGAAGGACAAGATGGATATCAGCGTAACCATTGCGATTGGTTCCAGTAGCCAGGTGGCCCTCTTCGTAGCTCCCGTACTGGTATTCCTGAGTTTCTTTATCGGGCCGCAACCAATGGACCTGGTGTTTACACCCCTTGAGGTACTGTCAATTATCCTCGCGTCCATTCTGGTCAACTTTGTAGCGGTAGACGGAGAATTTCATTGGATGGAAGGGATACAACTCCTGGCGGTGTATTTCATCCTTGGCATTGCCTTCTATTTTCTTCCCGCCAGCATCGCTTGA
- a CDS encoding SLC13 family permease, with the protein MTWEAWFTIGVVALCFGLMASNRPADVTLVGGITLLLVTGILTPAEALGGLANEGVVTVGVLYVVVTGLRETGAIDWMLGPVLGQPRSLAGAQARMMAPVAAMSAFLNNTPVVAMFIPAVVDWTRKYRLPVSRLMIPLSYASIAGGTCTLIGTSTNLVVNGLLLEQGWEPGIGMFELAWIGIPVTLLTFGYLILLGPLLLPDRKPAITPSGDLRRYVVEMEVEVAGALCGKTVEEAGLRHLPGLFLVGIERDGRVLAAVPPGEPLYGNDLLMFAGIVDSIVDLRKIRGLRPATDQVNKVRASEEQRTHIEAVVSNSCPLAGKSIREGRFRTIYNAAVIAVARNGARIAEKPGDIVLRPGDTLLLEAHPDFVVRHRNSRDFYLVSRLPGSSPPKHDRALRAIAILAAMVLVVATGWLSMLEAALLAAGMMIITRCTTGRTARRSVDWRVLIVIAASFGIGNAMESTGAAAAIAGGLISLSGGVVWTALAAIFTVTAVITALATNNTAAVLMFPVALATAQSIEAAFLPFVITVMVAASASYATPIGYQTNLMVYGPGGYRFTDYVRVGLPLTVAVCAITVAIVPLVWTP; encoded by the coding sequence ATGACCTGGGAGGCGTGGTTCACCATCGGCGTCGTCGCCTTGTGTTTCGGCCTCATGGCGTCGAACCGTCCCGCTGACGTGACCCTGGTCGGCGGCATCACGCTGTTGCTGGTGACCGGTATCCTCACCCCCGCCGAAGCGCTCGGAGGGCTCGCCAACGAGGGCGTTGTCACCGTCGGCGTACTGTATGTGGTGGTGACGGGGCTCCGCGAGACCGGCGCCATCGACTGGATGCTCGGCCCTGTTCTGGGGCAACCCAGATCGCTCGCCGGGGCCCAGGCGAGGATGATGGCCCCGGTCGCAGCCATGAGCGCGTTCCTCAACAACACACCTGTCGTTGCGATGTTCATCCCGGCGGTGGTGGACTGGACGCGAAAGTATCGCCTGCCCGTGTCGCGGTTGATGATCCCGCTGAGCTACGCGTCGATCGCGGGCGGCACCTGCACCCTGATCGGCACCAGTACAAACCTGGTCGTCAATGGTCTGCTGCTCGAACAGGGTTGGGAACCGGGCATCGGGATGTTCGAACTGGCCTGGATCGGCATACCGGTGACGCTGTTGACCTTCGGGTACCTGATCCTCCTAGGGCCCTTGCTGTTACCCGACCGCAAACCCGCGATTACCCCAAGTGGCGACCTGCGCCGTTACGTGGTCGAGATGGAGGTGGAGGTGGCGGGTGCCCTGTGCGGCAAGACAGTCGAGGAAGCTGGACTACGGCACCTGCCGGGACTGTTTCTCGTCGGCATCGAACGCGATGGACGTGTCCTTGCGGCGGTACCGCCCGGCGAACCGCTGTACGGCAACGATCTTCTGATGTTTGCGGGTATCGTGGACTCGATCGTGGACCTGAGAAAGATCCGCGGCCTGCGACCGGCGACCGATCAGGTAAACAAGGTCCGCGCGAGCGAGGAACAACGCACCCACATCGAGGCAGTGGTCTCGAACAGCTGTCCCCTGGCGGGGAAAAGCATCCGCGAGGGCCGATTCCGCACCATCTACAACGCGGCAGTCATCGCAGTGGCGCGCAATGGCGCGCGGATCGCGGAGAAACCAGGCGACATCGTACTGCGACCGGGCGACACTCTGCTACTGGAGGCACACCCGGATTTCGTCGTCAGACACCGAAACTCCCGGGACTTTTACCTGGTCAGCCGCCTGCCCGGCTCCTCCCCCCCAAAACATGACCGCGCCCTGCGCGCAATCGCCATCCTCGCGGCGATGGTCCTTGTCGTGGCGACGGGCTGGCTCAGCATGCTGGAAGCCGCCCTGCTGGCTGCCGGGATGATGATCATCACACGCTGCACCACCGGCCGCACCGCCCGGCGCAGCGTCGACTGGCGCGTGCTTATCGTCATCGCCGCCTCCTTCGGCATCGGCAATGCGATGGAGTCCACCGGTGCCGCGGCGGCGATCGCAGGCGGACTGATTTCCCTGTCCGGCGGTGTCGTCTGGACCGCACTTGCGGCCATCTTCACGGTGACCGCCGTCATCACGGCCCTGGCCACGAACAACACCGCTGCGGTGTTGATGTTCCCCGTCGCGCTTGCCACGGCGCAGAGCATCGAGGCGGCGTTCCTTCCCTTCGTGATCACGGTCATGGTCGCCGCCTCGGCGAGTTACGCCACCCCGATCGGCTACCAGACCAACCTGATGGTCTACGGTCCCGGCGGCTACCGCTTCACCGACTACGTCCGCGTCGGCCTGCCCCTGACGGTGGCGGTCTGCGCCATCACGGTCGCCATCGTTCCACTGGTGTGGACGCCCTGA
- a CDS encoding sulfotransferase encodes MIGAVLGSEAVKRRSVPPEVYASALISRALDAIANRWPGAAAPDSGVAPVFVLAAGWGSGSTLLQRLVMSSGQVFLWGEPFDQCAVIQRLTVGLVAMREDWPPDWHFRDETDPQKLTTEWIANLLPPVSSLHAAHRQFVGAWLGDPLPDASLRWGLKEVRLTVDHARYLKWLYPSAKFLFLVRDPADSYRSCLGVNWYSFWPDYKVRSPVAFAHHWRHLAEGFLERHEAVGGMLVRYEDLVSGNFDLRTVVDYLEVDRIDAALLENKVGARSERKKGLNPVQRAVIRGITAPVADRVYV; translated from the coding sequence ATGATCGGCGCAGTGCTCGGCAGCGAGGCCGTCAAGCGGCGCTCGGTTCCGCCCGAAGTCTATGCGTCTGCTCTGATCTCAAGGGCGCTCGATGCCATCGCAAATCGCTGGCCCGGCGCCGCGGCGCCGGATTCCGGGGTTGCTCCGGTATTCGTCCTGGCCGCCGGGTGGGGTTCGGGCTCTACACTGCTGCAGCGGCTGGTCATGTCGAGCGGCCAGGTGTTCCTGTGGGGAGAACCCTTCGACCAGTGTGCGGTGATCCAGCGCCTGACCGTTGGCCTCGTGGCCATGAGGGAGGACTGGCCGCCTGACTGGCACTTCCGGGACGAGACCGACCCGCAAAAGCTCACCACCGAGTGGATCGCCAACCTCCTGCCGCCGGTCTCGAGCTTGCACGCGGCGCACCGGCAGTTCGTCGGCGCTTGGCTCGGAGATCCCCTGCCGGACGCCTCGCTGCGCTGGGGGCTTAAGGAGGTGCGACTGACCGTCGACCACGCGCGCTACCTGAAGTGGCTGTACCCGTCGGCGAAGTTTCTGTTTCTCGTTCGCGACCCCGCGGACAGCTACCGTTCCTGCCTCGGGGTGAACTGGTACAGTTTCTGGCCGGACTACAAGGTCCGCTCTCCAGTCGCTTTCGCCCATCACTGGCGGCACCTGGCCGAAGGCTTCCTGGAAAGGCACGAGGCGGTCGGCGGGATGCTTGTTCGCTACGAGGACCTGGTTTCGGGTAACTTCGACCTCCGCACCGTGGTGGACTACCTAGAGGTCGATCGGATCGATGCGGCGCTGTTAGAGAATAAGGTTGGGGCGAGGTCGGAACGAAAGAAGGGGCTGAACCCGGTCCAGCGAGCCGTGATCCGGGGCATCACCGCACCGGTGGCCGATCGCGTGTACGTCTGA
- a CDS encoding CRTAC1 family protein, with amino-acid sequence MKRLAIVLAACAVFVLAVLYVIGLDRFFVGSGVPDWMQPLATVYTLDDAGVADFDGDGQLDIFTTNHSSGEFVAFGESGLGFSGNRVADLGLNQVRGFPGLEQGHAGEPLRDSGFHLGFAGGALVLWNRGGGVPGPVSGKVAIPWGVVCVDCPKGSYSIREEGEGEGLVRSQIDFSLAPGERMIVATGPNPTNGIPVRVSLPASLPLDQVFVGRFRINPDRHELDILLRDRHSMAWTDLNADGVLDVFIGRGGMRGYIAQIAPGTEDELFLSADGTYSNEIEASGIHKASCPGRQAAWVDFDVDGLLDLYVVCGRTAGVALEDPNRLYRQTGAGRFTEVAGDVGLAMPEPGSFLWFDVDEDGDPDMLWYAKGGPALYLNEDGTFRALPVKGAGEGPFANLAKLSMADFDADGDLDVFIASGKQQNLLIRNDAGTLKAMDPREIGLPAASFTADWVDYDNDGRTDLHSLPGGMYRQTDAGRFERTGRFDLPGQFHLSGARSTWADLDGDGSRDLLVALKRNLKPALTAKLFGKQEEDEGEWTLYAVRNEPDGNHWLQLDLAGDGGNPQAIGARVEVEAGGRKQVNPVGHAEGSFFSQGHYRVYFGLGPEETVEAVRVHWPDGRMQVMENVAPDRRLVIVRDTEPAEGDAADPELPQ; translated from the coding sequence ATGAAACGTCTCGCAATCGTGCTGGCGGCGTGCGCCGTCTTTGTCCTCGCGGTCCTCTACGTGATTGGACTCGACAGGTTTTTCGTCGGCAGCGGCGTGCCCGACTGGATGCAGCCGCTGGCCACCGTCTACACCCTCGATGACGCCGGCGTTGCCGATTTCGACGGGGACGGTCAGTTGGACATCTTCACGACGAACCATTCCTCCGGAGAGTTCGTCGCGTTCGGGGAATCCGGACTGGGGTTCTCCGGGAACCGGGTCGCGGACCTCGGACTGAACCAGGTGCGCGGTTTCCCGGGACTCGAACAAGGGCATGCCGGGGAACCCCTGCGGGACTCGGGTTTCCATCTCGGGTTCGCCGGCGGGGCCCTCGTGCTCTGGAATCGGGGGGGCGGGGTCCCGGGTCCCGTGTCGGGCAAGGTCGCCATCCCCTGGGGGGTGGTTTGCGTGGACTGTCCCAAGGGGAGCTATAGCATTCGCGAGGAAGGCGAGGGTGAGGGCCTGGTGCGGTCGCAGATCGATTTCTCGCTCGCACCGGGCGAGAGGATGATCGTCGCCACGGGACCGAATCCGACCAACGGCATTCCCGTGCGTGTGTCCCTGCCGGCGTCCCTGCCGCTCGATCAGGTGTTCGTCGGCAGGTTCCGGATCAACCCCGACCGGCATGAGCTCGATATCCTGCTGAGGGACCGTCATTCGATGGCGTGGACCGATCTCAACGCGGACGGGGTGCTGGACGTCTTCATCGGCCGAGGCGGGATGCGTGGCTATATCGCGCAGATCGCTCCGGGGACCGAGGACGAGTTGTTCCTGTCAGCGGATGGGACCTACTCCAACGAGATCGAGGCGAGCGGGATCCACAAGGCGTCCTGCCCGGGCCGCCAGGCCGCCTGGGTGGACTTCGACGTCGATGGCCTGCTCGATCTCTACGTCGTGTGCGGCAGGACCGCCGGTGTCGCCCTGGAGGATCCCAACCGTCTCTACCGCCAGACCGGAGCCGGTCGGTTCACCGAGGTCGCCGGTGACGTGGGCCTGGCGATGCCGGAACCCGGCTCGTTTCTCTGGTTCGACGTCGACGAAGACGGCGACCCCGACATGCTGTGGTACGCAAAGGGCGGACCCGCGCTCTACCTCAACGAGGATGGCACCTTTCGGGCTCTGCCGGTGAAAGGGGCGGGCGAAGGCCCATTCGCGAATCTGGCGAAACTGTCGATGGCGGACTTCGATGCGGACGGGGATCTCGATGTCTTCATCGCCTCCGGCAAGCAACAGAACCTCCTGATCCGCAACGACGCGGGTACGCTGAAGGCAATGGACCCGCGGGAGATCGGGTTGCCGGCGGCCTCGTTCACCGCCGACTGGGTGGACTACGACAACGACGGCCGCACGGACCTGCACAGCCTGCCGGGCGGCATGTACCGGCAGACCGATGCGGGCCGATTCGAGAGGACCGGGCGGTTCGATCTGCCCGGGCAGTTCCATCTCTCCGGGGCGAGGAGTACCTGGGCGGACCTCGACGGCGACGGGTCGCGTGACCTGCTGGTGGCGCTGAAGCGAAATCTCAAGCCCGCGTTGACCGCGAAGCTGTTCGGGAAGCAGGAGGAGGACGAGGGGGAATGGACCCTCTATGCGGTGCGGAACGAACCGGACGGCAACCACTGGCTGCAGCTTGACCTCGCCGGTGACGGCGGAAACCCGCAGGCCATCGGGGCGCGGGTCGAGGTGGAGGCCGGAGGCCGCAAGCAGGTCAATCCGGTCGGACACGCCGAGGGCTCGTTTTTCTCCCAGGGACACTACCGGGTATACTTCGGGCTCGGTCCCGAGGAGACGGTCGAGGCCGTGAGGGTCCATTGGCCCGATGGCCGGATGCAGGTGATGGAGAACGTGGCGCCAGACCGGCGTCTCGTGATCGTTAGGGACACGGAACCGGCTGAAGGCGATGCCGCCGACCCGGAGTTGCCGCAATGA
- a CDS encoding beta-glucosidase, which produces MSDPRFPLEFVWGAATSSYQIEGSPLADGAGESIWHRFSHTPGRVANDETGDVACDHYRRMNDDVALMATLGLRAYRFSVAWGRVIPEGTGAVNRAGLGFYDRLVDRLLEHGIEPFLTLYHWDLPAALDDRGGWLNGDIAGWFADYAEVMFRALDDRVRHWITLNEPWVVVDAGYLNGVHAPGHADLGEAAVAAHNLLRAHGDTVALYREMGRHRIGIAVNLEPKYPASDSIADREAASRAHVYMNRQFLDPLFRGRYPRALARIYGGAWREPAGEDMERISRPVDFLGVNYYTRSVVRASGKPPFFGAAVPQADAPHTEMAWEVYPRGLKDTLSWLADRYDVPPIYVTENGAACPDIVVTGGRVDDADRIAYLKDHLKALLDARSRGVDARGYFVWSLFDNFEWSFGYAKRFGIVRVDFSDAARKRTPKASATFYSRVIDSRGGSLFD; this is translated from the coding sequence ATGAGCGATCCGCGCTTCCCCCTGGAGTTCGTCTGGGGAGCCGCAACCTCGTCCTACCAGATCGAGGGTTCTCCGCTTGCCGACGGGGCCGGCGAAAGCATCTGGCACCGATTCTCCCATACGCCCGGCCGGGTCGCGAACGACGAGACCGGGGACGTCGCCTGCGACCACTATCGCAGGATGAACGACGACGTGGCCCTGATGGCCACGCTCGGTCTCCGCGCCTACCGTTTCAGTGTCGCCTGGGGGCGTGTCATTCCCGAAGGCACCGGTGCGGTCAATCGCGCGGGCCTCGGATTCTACGATCGACTCGTGGACCGCCTGCTCGAGCACGGGATCGAACCCTTCCTGACCCTGTATCACTGGGACCTGCCCGCCGCCCTGGACGACCGGGGCGGGTGGTTGAACGGGGACATCGCCGGCTGGTTCGCAGACTATGCCGAGGTCATGTTCCGCGCCCTGGACGACCGTGTGCGCCACTGGATCACCCTGAACGAACCCTGGGTCGTTGTCGATGCCGGTTACCTCAACGGGGTGCACGCCCCGGGCCACGCGGACCTTGGTGAGGCCGCCGTCGCCGCCCATAACCTGCTGCGCGCCCACGGCGATACCGTCGCCCTTTACCGCGAAATGGGGCGCCACCGGATCGGTATCGCTGTGAACCTGGAGCCGAAGTATCCAGCGAGCGATTCGATTGCCGATCGCGAAGCCGCATCGCGTGCCCATGTCTACATGAACCGCCAGTTTCTCGACCCGCTGTTTCGTGGGCGCTACCCCAGGGCGCTGGCGCGGATCTACGGGGGCGCCTGGCGCGAGCCCGCCGGCGAAGACATGGAGCGGATCTCCCGGCCGGTGGATTTCCTCGGGGTGAACTACTACACGCGATCGGTGGTACGAGCCTCGGGTAAACCCCCCTTTTTCGGCGCTGCGGTCCCGCAGGCCGATGCACCCCACACCGAGATGGCCTGGGAGGTGTATCCGCGGGGACTGAAAGATACCCTAAGCTGGCTGGCCGATCGCTACGATGTCCCGCCGATCTATGTGACCGAGAATGGCGCGGCGTGCCCGGATATCGTGGTCACCGGCGGCCGCGTGGATGACGCCGACCGGATCGCATATCTGAAAGATCACTTGAAGGCCTTGCTTGACGCCAGGTCGCGCGGAGTGGATGCACGGGGCTACTTTGTCTGGTCCCTGTTCGACAATTTCGAGTGGAGCTTCGGTTACGCGAAGCGATTCGGCATTGTTCGGGTGGACTTCTCCGACGCTGCGCGCAAGCGTACGCCGAAGGCCAGCGCGACTTTCTACTCCCGGGTCATCGACAGCCGGGGAGGCAGCCTGTTCGATTGA
- a CDS encoding glycosyl transferase → MADRTFDFSRLFDPVPHAQWLSNGRYRVLFTAAGGGYSACDGLALTRWHGDPTVDGDGYFIYLRDRDSGAFASTAHQPVRRADPEYEAVFSPGLASVRGRPLGIDTILEICVSPGENLELRRLRLANQGQATRRIELTSYLEAVLNTREADAGHPAFSKLFLQTEASHAGRCLVARRRSRSVTEPSASMAHWLAGADHADIGFETDRTRFLGRGRGPDAPAALSGADPLSGTAGSVLDAALCVRTAIDLAPGESREFSFCLAAAEDPSAFDALIAQYDTDTTTRIAETFERAAAFARSRLGEHGFEAREEATLNELAGALLYRPTATRHPGASSALSPAPSAAGTWAEIAEGRPLLVARVSDRAGAFLSWLGNARAFWEHAGLNAQVIVTTPGPVTRDEAGGVESWPVLDEAQATPERIAGLYARADVFLDGKLPVIALPSTPSGTRGYGEANPGGMGEDPADLPRESLRFDNGYGGFSRDGREYVIRTGGDPASRPPLAWSNVIANESVGCIVSEAGTACTWSVNSRENRITPWLNDPSSDPHAEALYLRDEQTGRFWSPTPGPAPDGLPGETRHGFGYTRFLHRSNGLHQEVTHFCAREDPVRFIRVRLRNTADTTSRLSLIQYQQLVLGVDPRDTARFVVSGYDPESGALLAVNHENNEFAERVVFCAAVAPEDATRRFTADRTRFLGRNGLMSRPAVLASGEDLDGRTGPLLDPCLAWQVTLELPPGDSLDCAFLLGQEGDRASASACAGRYATVADVDRELARVEAFWTEILGTVQIETPVPEIDVMVNGWLQYQNLSCRLWGRSATYQSGGAYGFRDQLQDTGALIWLDPDITRRQILLHAAHQFPEGDVLHWWHPPASKGIRTRFSDDLLWLPFIAAHYINATGDRAILAEAVGFRTARPLEPGEDEVFLFPGLSDSTATLYEHCCLAIDRSLTRGVHGLPLMGSGDWNDGMNRVGREGRGESVWLGFFLYDILKSFLPICRGRGDEARVSRYGDFAAQLRVALNDGGWDGAWYRRAYYDDGTPLGSSGNRECRIDAIAQAWSVISGAAPPDRARLALDSLEEHLVDEAAGIIRLLTPAFDRTSHDPGYIKGYVPGVRENGGQYTHGVLWAIQALAEAGRRDRAVRYLTMLSPVSHALDRDAADTYKVEPYVIAADVYGADPHTGRGGWTWYTGSAGWMFRVALESVLGLTVDSGRYLRLEPRIPTHWEGYRIRYRVPGGKTAYRIEVTNRPGGDTTIRRAELDGRPLSPVDNILRIPLAADNEEHLVMVELD, encoded by the coding sequence ATGGCGGACCGGACATTCGATTTCTCGAGGCTCTTCGACCCCGTTCCGCATGCGCAATGGCTGTCCAATGGACGCTATCGTGTCCTGTTCACCGCAGCCGGCGGTGGCTATTCGGCCTGCGACGGTCTGGCGCTGACCCGCTGGCACGGCGATCCCACAGTCGACGGCGACGGTTACTTCATCTATCTGCGGGACCGCGACAGCGGCGCCTTCGCTTCCACGGCCCACCAACCCGTGCGACGGGCGGACCCGGAATACGAGGCCGTATTCTCACCCGGACTGGCCAGCGTGCGTGGCCGCCCCCTGGGTATCGATACGATCCTGGAGATCTGTGTCTCGCCGGGTGAGAACCTGGAATTGAGGCGGTTACGCCTCGCCAACCAGGGCCAGGCGACGCGCCGGATCGAATTGACCAGCTACCTCGAGGCGGTACTGAACACCCGGGAGGCCGACGCGGGGCACCCGGCCTTCTCCAAGCTCTTTCTGCAGACGGAGGCTTCCCACGCTGGGCGTTGCCTCGTCGCCCGGCGCCGGTCCAGGAGCGTGACGGAACCGTCGGCCTCCATGGCCCACTGGCTGGCGGGAGCGGACCATGCGGACATCGGATTCGAGACCGACCGCACCCGCTTTCTCGGCCGCGGCCGCGGTCCCGATGCCCCCGCCGCACTGAGCGGCGCTGACCCGTTGAGCGGCACCGCGGGCAGCGTACTGGATGCCGCGCTGTGTGTGCGCACAGCCATCGACCTGGCACCGGGGGAAAGCCGGGAGTTCAGCTTCTGCCTCGCCGCCGCGGAAGACCCGTCCGCCTTCGACGCGCTGATCGCGCAGTACGATACCGACACGACGACGCGCATCGCGGAGACCTTCGAACGGGCTGCGGCCTTTGCGCGGTCCCGGCTGGGCGAACACGGGTTCGAGGCGCGGGAGGAAGCCACGCTCAACGAACTGGCGGGCGCCCTGCTTTACCGCCCCACCGCGACCCGCCACCCCGGAGCATCAAGCGCTCTTTCCCCCGCACCCTCCGCCGCGGGGACGTGGGCGGAAATTGCCGAGGGAAGGCCGCTGCTGGTCGCGCGCGTATCCGACCGTGCTGGAGCGTTCCTGTCCTGGCTGGGCAACGCGAGGGCCTTCTGGGAGCACGCGGGGTTGAACGCACAGGTCATCGTCACCACACCAGGCCCGGTCACAAGGGACGAAGCGGGCGGTGTAGAGTCCTGGCCGGTCCTCGACGAGGCACAGGCGACTCCCGAACGGATCGCAGGGCTATACGCCCGCGCGGACGTCTTCCTCGACGGGAAATTACCGGTCATTGCCCTTCCCTCGACCCCATCCGGCACACGAGGATATGGCGAGGCCAATCCCGGCGGGATGGGCGAAGACCCGGCGGACCTGCCCCGTGAATCCCTGCGGTTCGACAACGGCTATGGCGGGTTCTCCCGGGACGGGCGGGAATACGTGATCCGCACCGGTGGCGACCCTGCCTCGCGCCCGCCCCTGGCGTGGAGCAACGTGATCGCCAACGAGTCTGTGGGCTGCATCGTCTCGGAAGCGGGTACGGCCTGCACCTGGTCGGTAAACAGCCGCGAGAACCGCATCACGCCCTGGCTGAACGACCCTTCGAGCGACCCGCACGCCGAGGCCCTGTATCTGCGCGACGAGCAAACGGGTCGTTTCTGGTCCCCCACACCGGGTCCCGCGCCCGACGGACTCCCCGGCGAGACACGCCACGGCTTCGGTTACACGCGATTCCTGCACCGTAGCAACGGGCTACATCAGGAGGTCACCCATTTCTGCGCCCGTGAGGATCCGGTCCGCTTCATTCGCGTCAGGCTGCGCAACACAGCCGACACGACGTCGAGACTCTCTCTGATCCAATATCAACAACTGGTGCTGGGGGTCGATCCCCGGGACACCGCCCGCTTCGTCGTCAGCGGATACGACCCGGAAAGCGGTGCGCTCCTAGCCGTCAATCACGAGAACAACGAATTCGCCGAACGCGTGGTGTTCTGTGCGGCCGTAGCCCCCGAAGACGCGACACGTCGTTTCACTGCGGACCGCACCCGCTTTCTGGGCCGCAACGGTCTCATGTCGCGGCCCGCGGTACTCGCCTCGGGAGAGGACCTAGACGGGCGCACCGGCCCCTTGTTGGACCCCTGCCTCGCCTGGCAGGTAACGCTCGAACTACCACCCGGCGACAGCCTCGACTGCGCCTTCCTGCTCGGACAGGAGGGCGATCGCGCGTCGGCCAGTGCCTGTGCGGGACGCTACGCCACCGTGGCGGACGTGGACCGGGAACTGGCCCGGGTCGAGGCGTTCTGGACGGAGATCCTGGGGACGGTGCAGATCGAGACACCGGTCCCGGAGATCGACGTCATGGTCAACGGATGGCTCCAGTACCAGAACCTGAGCTGCCGGTTGTGGGGCCGATCGGCCACTTATCAGTCCGGGGGGGCGTACGGGTTCCGCGACCAGTTGCAGGACACCGGCGCGCTGATCTGGCTGGACCCCGATATCACGCGCCGGCAGATCCTGCTCCACGCCGCGCACCAGTTTCCCGAGGGCGACGTTCTGCACTGGTGGCACCCACCGGCCAGCAAGGGAATCCGTACGCGATTCTCCGACGACCTCCTCTGGCTGCCGTTCATCGCGGCACACTACATTAACGCAACCGGAGATCGGGCGATTCTCGCCGAGGCGGTCGGATTCCGTACGGCACGGCCGCTGGAACCGGGGGAGGACGAGGTCTTCCTCTTCCCGGGTTTGTCCGACTCGACCGCCACGCTCTACGAGCATTGCTGCCTCGCGATCGACCGTTCGCTGACCCGCGGGGTGCACGGCCTCCCGCTGATGGGCTCTGGCGACTGGAACGACGGTATGAACCGTGTCGGGCGTGAAGGACGCGGAGAAAGTGTCTGGCTGGGATTTTTCCTCTACGACATCCTGAAATCGTTCCTGCCGATCTGCCGGGGACGCGGGGACGAGGCGCGGGTCTCGCGGTATGGGGATTTCGCGGCGCAATTGCGCGTGGCCCTCAACGACGGGGGCTGGGACGGGGCCTGGTACCGCCGGGCCTACTACGATGACGGCACCCCGCTGGGTTCTTCGGGCAATCGCGAATGCCGCATCGACGCCATCGCGCAGGCCTGGTCGGTCATTTCCGGCGCCGCGCCGCCTGACCGGGCAAGGCTTGCCCTGGATTCGCTGGAGGAACATCTGGTCGACGAGGCGGCAGGGATCATCCGTCTCCTGACCCCGGCCTTCGACAGGACCTCCCACGACCCGGGTTACATCAAGGGCTATGTACCCGGCGTACGCGAAAACGGGGGTCAGTATACCCACGGCGTCCTCTGGGCCATTCAGGCCCTGGCCGAAGCGGGCCGGCGCGACCGGGCGGTCCGCTATCTGACGATGCTGAGCCCGGTGAGCCACGCGCTCGATCGCGACGCCGCCGATACCTACAAGGTGGAGCCCTACGTCATCGCCGCCGACGTCTACGGCGCCGACCCGCACACGGGCCGGGGTGGCTGGACCTGGTACACCGGCTCGGCCGGCTGGATGTTCCGCGTCGCGCTGGAGTCGGTGCTGGGCCTGACGGTGGATTCGGGAAGATACCTCAGACTCGAACCCCGCATTCCGACCCACTGGGAGGGCTATCGCATCCGGTATCGCGTCCCCGGCGGGAAGACCGCCTATCGCATCGAGGTCACGAACCGGCCCGGCGGCGACACGACGATAAGGCGCGCCGAACTCGACGGCAGGCCGCTGTCGCCGGTAGACAATATCCTGCGGATCCCCCTGGCCGCCGATAACGAGGAACACCTCGTCATGGTGGAACTGGATTGA